A genomic region of Hydrogenovibrio crunogenus contains the following coding sequences:
- a CDS encoding PilZ domain-containing protein yields MTTHVKNEKRQHIRIPANRPVVMVINDASIFATMTDFSKHGIGFITQADVTRGDTVEVHFDISYKKGFHAFQFKATVKHCLKIEDKRHVGVRLKIDENQYTALFDEIYAA; encoded by the coding sequence GTGACCACACATGTTAAAAATGAAAAACGCCAACACATTCGCATTCCCGCTAACCGCCCAGTGGTAATGGTCATCAACGATGCCAGTATCTTTGCCACCATGACAGATTTTTCAAAACATGGTATTGGCTTTATCACACAAGCCGATGTAACGCGAGGCGACACAGTTGAAGTGCACTTCGATATTTCATACAAAAAAGGGTTTCATGCTTTTCAGTTTAAAGCCACCGTCAAGCATTGTTTAAAGATAGAAGACAAACGCCATGTAGGCGTGCGTTTAAAAATTGATGAAAACCAATATACGGCTTTATTTGATGAGATTTATGCGGCCTGA
- a CDS encoding CopD family protein has product MNWETMILSSLHAIAAVIWVGGMFFAYRVLRPAAASLESRERLILWEKVFRRFFGWVWFFIFVLVISGYWDWLTRLGPIEQAPLYLQLMEWIGWVMVGLFTWLFFWPFAKFKIRMAQYEFAEAGHIMNTRMRPVIAINLMLGVIAVVIGASGPFWPVIPF; this is encoded by the coding sequence ATGAACTGGGAAACGATGATCTTGAGCTCTTTGCATGCGATTGCCGCAGTGATTTGGGTTGGCGGAATGTTCTTTGCATATCGTGTTTTAAGGCCCGCAGCGGCTTCTTTAGAATCAAGAGAACGCCTTATTTTGTGGGAAAAAGTTTTTCGACGTTTTTTTGGCTGGGTTTGGTTTTTCATCTTCGTATTAGTGATTTCAGGGTATTGGGATTGGTTAACGCGTCTCGGGCCGATTGAACAGGCTCCGTTATATCTACAGTTGATGGAATGGATTGGCTGGGTGATGGTTGGTTTGTTTACATGGTTGTTTTTCTGGCCGTTTGCTAAATTCAAAATACGGATGGCACAGTATGAGTTTGCGGAAGCCGGGCATATAATGAATACGAGAATGCGACCAGTGATTGCCATTAATCTGATGCTGGGGGTCATTGCGGTGGTGATTGGTGCATCAGGGCCTTTTTGGCCGGTGATTCCGTTTTAA